CTCTCCGGAAGGAATTCAGATGCGACCAATAATGGCAATGCAAGTCACCATCTTCCCTGGAGCTGGAATCTGTATAGGCAACTCAGCTACACATGTTGTAGCAGATGGAGTCACCTTCAGTCATTTCATGAAGTATTGGATGTCATTGACCAAATCCAGCGGCAAAGATCCGGCCACGGTTCTTCTACCCTCTCTGCCTATTCACAGCTGCAGAAACATAATCAAGGACCCAGGAGAGGTAGCCGCAGGACATTTGGAGCGGTTTTGGAGCCAAAACTCTGCAAAACACAGTTCACATGTTACGCCTGAGAACATGGTCAGAGCCACTTTTACATTGAGCCGGAAGCAGATAGACAATCTCAAGAGTTGGGTTACAGAGCAGTCTGAGAATCAATCTCCTGTTTCTACCTTCGTGGTGACTCTAGCTTTCATTTGGGTAAGCTTGATTAAGACACTTGTTCAAGACAGTGAAACAGAGGCCAAGGACGAAGTCTTTCACTTGATGATCAACGTGGATTGCAGGAATCGTCTCAAGTACACACAACCAATACCACAAACATACTTTGGCAACTGTATGGCTCCTGGTATCGTATCAGTCAAGAACACGATTTGCTAGGAGAAAAATGCGTCATGGCTGCTTCAGATGCAATCACAGCGAGAATCAAAGATATGTTATCAAGCGATCTGTTGAAGACAGCACCAAGATGGGGACAAGGAGTACGTAAATGGGTCATGTCCCATTATCCAACCTCAATTGCAGGAGCTCCGAAATTGGGACTGTATGACATGGATTTTGGATTAGGAAAGCCCTGCAAAATGGAGATAGTGCACATAGAAACAGGTGGTTCTATCGCATTCTCAGAGTCCAGAGACGGCAGCAATGGAGTTGAGATTGGAATAGcactagagaagaagaaaatggatgtGTTTGACTCACTTCTACAAAAGGGGATCAAGAAATTCGCAACGTAGCAGCCCCTTTCTCATCCAATAACT
This sequence is a window from Arabidopsis thaliana chromosome 1 sequence. Protein-coding genes within it:
- a CDS encoding HXXXD-type acyl-transferase family protein (HXXXD-type acyl-transferase family protein; FUNCTIONS IN: transferase activity, transferring acyl groups other than amino-acyl groups, transferase activity; INVOLVED IN: biological_process unknown; CONTAINS InterPro DOMAIN/s: Transferase (InterPro:IPR003480); BEST Arabidopsis thaliana protein match is: HXXXD-type acyl-transferase family protein (TAIR:AT1G03940.1); Has 1920 Blast hits to 1905 proteins in 110 species: Archae - 0; Bacteria - 0; Metazoa - 0; Fungi - 18; Plants - 1900; Viruses - 0; Other Eukaryotes - 2 (source: NCBI BLink).), whose protein sequence is MAAQLQPYNIIETCHISPPKGTVASTTLPLTFFDAPWLSLPLADSLFFFSYQNSTESFLQDFVPNLKHSLSITLQHFFPYAGKLIIPPRPDPPYLHYNAGEDSLVFTVAESTETDFDQLKSDSPKDISVLHGVLPKLPPPHVSPEGIQMRPIMAMQVTIFPGAGICIGNSATHVVADGVTFSHFMKYWMSLTKSSGKDPATVLLPSLPIHSCRNIIKDPGEVAAGHLERFWSQNSAKHSSHVTPENMVRATFTLSRKQIDNLKSWVTEQSENQSPVSTFVVTLAFIWVSLIKTLVQDSETEAKDEVFHLMINVDCRNRLKYTQPIPQTYFGNCMAPGIVSVKNTIC